From Antricoccus suffuscus, one genomic window encodes:
- a CDS encoding ABC transporter ATP-binding protein: protein MTKQAESGLAVELIGITKRFPGVVANKDIFLKVRTGTVHAIVGENGAGKSTLMKTLYGMQRPDEGEILIDGQPVKFTTPLDAIKAGIGMVHQHFMLADNLTVLENIVLGAENLHGIGTAAKKKIREISSSYGMDLDPDSLVEELGVGDRQRVEIVKVLYRGAKIIILDEPTAVLVPQEVDELFDNLRELKSEGLTVIFISHKLDEVLSVADDVTVIRRGTTVAAVDPKVTTAKQLAELMVGNELPEPTTRGNTIQPDVVVLNIAGMTVNGAGGRPTVNDVSLKIRAGEILGIAGVEGNGQAELVEAIMGLRLLESGSIDFDGDNIVEWSTRRRREAGIGYIPEDRHRHGLLLDSPLWENRILGHQTQKPNIKGNFFIDVVDAKADTKRIVAEEDVRTPSIDVTAGSLSGGNQQKLIIGREMAHSPKLLIAAHPTRGVDVGAQSAIWDNLRSARAAGMAMLLISADLDELIGLSDTLLVILRGAIAGGFDPSTVTPEDLGGAMTGAGEKTSGAGEKK from the coding sequence ATGACCAAGCAAGCCGAGTCGGGCCTGGCCGTCGAGCTGATCGGCATCACGAAACGTTTTCCGGGCGTCGTGGCAAACAAAGACATCTTCCTGAAGGTGCGCACGGGCACCGTGCACGCGATCGTCGGGGAGAACGGCGCCGGCAAGTCGACTCTGATGAAAACGCTTTACGGTATGCAGCGGCCCGATGAGGGAGAGATCCTGATCGACGGCCAGCCGGTCAAGTTCACGACCCCGCTCGATGCGATCAAGGCCGGCATCGGGATGGTGCACCAGCACTTCATGCTCGCCGACAACCTCACGGTGCTCGAAAACATCGTGCTCGGTGCCGAGAACTTGCACGGCATCGGCACGGCGGCGAAGAAGAAGATCCGCGAGATCTCCAGCAGTTATGGCATGGACCTTGACCCGGATTCCCTTGTTGAAGAGCTCGGGGTCGGTGATCGTCAGCGGGTGGAGATCGTCAAGGTTCTTTACCGCGGCGCGAAGATCATCATCCTGGATGAGCCGACCGCCGTCCTGGTTCCGCAGGAAGTGGACGAGCTTTTCGACAACTTGCGCGAACTGAAGAGTGAAGGTCTCACGGTCATCTTCATTTCCCACAAACTCGACGAGGTGCTGTCGGTCGCGGACGACGTTACTGTCATCCGACGCGGTACGACGGTCGCGGCCGTCGACCCCAAAGTCACGACCGCGAAGCAGTTGGCCGAGCTGATGGTCGGCAACGAACTACCGGAACCAACCACGCGCGGCAACACGATCCAGCCGGACGTCGTCGTACTGAACATCGCCGGGATGACGGTCAACGGGGCCGGCGGGCGCCCGACCGTCAACGACGTCAGTCTCAAGATCCGAGCGGGCGAGATTCTTGGCATTGCCGGTGTCGAGGGCAACGGGCAGGCCGAGCTCGTCGAGGCGATTATGGGCCTGCGACTTCTCGAGTCCGGCTCAATCGACTTCGACGGCGACAACATCGTCGAGTGGTCTACCCGCCGCCGTCGAGAGGCCGGTATCGGTTATATACCTGAAGATAGGCACCGGCACGGCCTGTTACTGGACTCGCCGCTCTGGGAGAACCGGATCCTCGGGCATCAGACGCAGAAGCCCAACATCAAGGGCAACTTCTTCATCGACGTGGTCGACGCGAAGGCCGACACCAAGCGCATCGTGGCCGAGGAAGACGTCCGTACGCCGAGCATCGACGTCACTGCCGGTTCGCTGTCCGGTGGCAACCAGCAAAAGCTGATCATCGGCCGGGAGATGGCCCACAGCCCTAAACTACTGATCGCCGCGCACCCGACTCGAGGTGTAGATGTGGGCGCTCAGAGCGCGATCTGGGACAACCTGCGCTCGGCGCGCGCGGCGGGGATGGCCATGTTGCTGATCTCCGCCGACCTTGATGAGCTGATCGGTCTGAGTGACACCTTGCTGGTAATCCTGCGCGGCGCGATCGCGGGCGGGTTCGATCCGAGCACCGTGACCCCAGAAGACCTTGGCGGCGCCATGACCGGCGCGGGGGAGAAGACGAGCGGCGCGGGGGAGAAGAAGTGA
- a CDS encoding ABC transporter permease, translated as MTEPTNRGESNDDGDRTPDQIDGVTATDLEPERESVSGPSLRQARIRKLGLTMSAPVAAFIFALVVVAIVIIASGFNIGAVLDSVNQTMSRGRNIVELINRTGMYYISALAVAVGFRMNLFNIGVEGQYRLAALVAAYVGASVNNLPAVLHILVMIVTASITGAIWAGIAGILKVTRGVSEVISTIMLNAIAAALIGFLLRDGGWSPDPGGRKPFTETIDQSGWFPDLNKIVNPILDALGFDPPPPSTKTYGFIVIALLLGVVYAFLLKRTRFGFDLRASGQNPTAAAASGVSAKKMTIYAMFISGGIAGLVGMAELLGGNQHNFSETFLSGFGFIGIAVALLGRNSPVGMFFAAIVWAFLDVATRGFQIIGISNKLASIMQAVVLFAVVIAYTVVSRRAKEAEARSVAANTPAHPAEIPDGGPPSTDSTSEEAADVEQPHQRTTDSDSGEGTR; from the coding sequence GTGACCGAGCCAACGAACCGCGGTGAGTCGAACGACGACGGTGACCGCACGCCGGACCAGATTGACGGCGTCACCGCGACCGATCTCGAACCCGAACGCGAGTCGGTCAGCGGACCCTCGCTGCGTCAGGCCCGGATCCGCAAGCTCGGGCTGACGATGTCCGCCCCTGTCGCGGCGTTTATCTTCGCTCTCGTTGTCGTAGCGATCGTCATCATTGCCTCAGGTTTCAATATCGGCGCCGTACTGGACAGCGTCAATCAGACGATGTCGCGCGGACGCAACATAGTGGAGCTGATCAACCGCACCGGGATGTACTACATCTCCGCGCTCGCGGTCGCGGTCGGCTTCCGCATGAACCTGTTCAACATTGGCGTCGAGGGACAATACCGGCTTGCGGCACTTGTCGCGGCGTACGTCGGCGCATCGGTCAACAATCTGCCCGCAGTACTGCACATCCTCGTCATGATTGTGACCGCCTCGATCACCGGCGCGATCTGGGCTGGCATCGCCGGCATCCTGAAGGTCACGCGCGGGGTCAGCGAAGTCATCTCGACAATCATGCTCAACGCGATCGCCGCCGCGCTGATCGGTTTCTTGCTGCGCGATGGCGGGTGGAGCCCCGATCCAGGTGGGCGCAAACCGTTCACCGAGACGATCGATCAGTCCGGTTGGTTTCCGGACCTCAACAAGATCGTCAACCCGATCCTCGACGCGCTCGGCTTCGATCCGCCGCCACCGTCGACGAAGACCTATGGGTTCATCGTCATCGCCCTCCTGCTAGGTGTGGTTTACGCCTTCCTGCTTAAACGCACGCGGTTCGGCTTCGACCTTCGCGCCTCGGGCCAAAACCCGACCGCTGCGGCCGCTAGCGGCGTCAGCGCGAAGAAGATGACGATTTATGCGATGTTCATCTCCGGCGGGATCGCCGGGCTGGTGGGGATGGCTGAGCTTCTCGGTGGCAACCAGCACAACTTCTCCGAGACGTTTCTGAGCGGGTTTGGTTTCATCGGGATCGCGGTCGCATTGCTTGGTCGCAACTCGCCGGTCGGGATGTTTTTCGCCGCGATCGTCTGGGCCTTCCTTGACGTTGCCACTCGCGGATTTCAGATCATCGGGATCTCCAACAAGCTGGCCTCGATCATGCAGGCAGTCGTGCTTTTTGCCGTGGTTATTGCTTACACGGTCGTCTCGCGCAGGGCCAAGGAGGCCGAAGCGCGATCGGTCGCGGCCAATACCCCGGCGCATCCGGCGGAGATCCCAGACGGCGGTCCGCCGTCGACGGACTCGACATCTGAAGAAGCCGCCGACGTTGAGCAGCCACACCAGCGAACGACCGATAGCGACAGCGGGGAGGGGACACGATGA
- a CDS encoding ABC transporter permease, whose protein sequence is MTTGSSALIDAGVEHPGGARRKRISTRGKLAILAAVFVAFCLVRWATGATQFTSVGSITATLVLTMPIAMAGLAGLWSERSGIVNIGLEGMLIAGTIFGAWQGSLHGPWVGVIAGMIGGALFGLIHAIATVTFGVDHIVSGVAINLLALGVAGMMAELLFPESNGKQSPPVGQITKITLPWSNWMNDVQHKGIPVVSDLAGIVGGLTTNLSLLTILCLALFPITFYILWRTAFGLRVRSSGENPQAAETLGVNVYKMKYIAVIISGAMGGIGGAYLVTVSSQIYLENQTGGRGYVGLAALIFGNWTTSGTLLGSLLFGYTSAVNARSDLTASTAIVVLVALGLAMMLVLELRKLAERRAEVAVKRSSHRSTLIFTVVVGIASVAALVVAAIRLLISMEFIPGRTTVSGTPAKIGLGIVLVLVLILIAAVIYFAIRAFQSTRLRAQFSRNLGAYVVGYVIFGWMWLSNTGIPQSFKSAIPNIITLLVLAFAAQRLRPPAADGLDYRKGK, encoded by the coding sequence ATGACCACCGGCAGCAGCGCGCTTATCGACGCCGGCGTGGAGCATCCCGGGGGCGCTCGCCGCAAGCGGATCAGCACCCGCGGTAAGCTCGCCATTCTCGCGGCCGTGTTCGTTGCATTCTGCCTGGTGCGGTGGGCTACCGGCGCGACGCAGTTCACGTCCGTCGGCTCGATAACGGCCACCCTCGTGCTGACGATGCCGATCGCGATGGCCGGCCTGGCGGGGCTCTGGTCCGAGCGCTCAGGCATCGTCAACATCGGGCTCGAAGGCATGCTGATCGCCGGCACAATCTTCGGCGCGTGGCAGGGTTCGCTGCACGGCCCGTGGGTCGGCGTTATCGCGGGCATGATCGGCGGTGCGCTCTTCGGTCTCATTCACGCCATCGCCACCGTCACTTTCGGTGTCGACCACATTGTGTCCGGTGTCGCGATCAATCTCCTCGCCCTCGGTGTTGCCGGGATGATGGCCGAACTGTTGTTTCCCGAGTCAAACGGCAAACAGTCACCGCCGGTCGGGCAGATCACCAAGATCACGCTGCCGTGGAGCAACTGGATGAACGACGTGCAGCACAAGGGAATTCCGGTGGTGTCGGACCTAGCCGGGATCGTCGGCGGTCTCACTACTAACCTCAGCCTGCTGACGATCCTGTGTCTGGCGCTGTTCCCGATTACGTTCTACATCCTGTGGCGGACCGCATTCGGGCTGCGGGTGCGCTCCTCGGGCGAGAACCCGCAGGCGGCCGAGACGCTCGGTGTCAACGTCTACAAAATGAAGTACATCGCGGTGATCATCTCCGGTGCGATGGGTGGCATCGGGGGCGCCTACCTCGTCACCGTGAGCTCGCAGATATATCTGGAAAACCAGACCGGCGGACGTGGGTACGTCGGACTTGCGGCGCTGATCTTCGGCAACTGGACGACCAGCGGCACGCTGCTGGGAAGCCTGCTGTTCGGTTACACGAGTGCGGTCAACGCGCGGTCCGATCTCACTGCGTCGACCGCAATCGTCGTACTAGTCGCCCTCGGCCTGGCGATGATGCTGGTATTGGAGTTGCGCAAGCTGGCAGAACGACGCGCCGAGGTCGCGGTGAAGAGGTCCAGCCACCGGTCCACGCTGATCTTCACTGTGGTGGTTGGGATTGCGTCGGTGGCAGCGTTGGTGGTGGCGGCCATCCGGCTGCTGATCAGCATGGAGTTCATCCCCGGGCGCACGACGGTGAGCGGTACGCCGGCGAAGATCGGTCTCGGAATCGTCTTGGTGCTGGTTCTGATACTGATCGCCGCAGTGATCTACTTCGCGATCCGCGCATTCCAGTCGACTCGACTGCGCGCGCAATTCTCGCGCAACCTTGGCGCTTACGTCGTCGGCTATGTGATCTTCGGGTGGATGTGGCTGTCCAATACCGGTATTCCGCAGTCCTTCAAGTCGGCGATTCCTAACATCATCACGTTGCTCGTACTTGCCTTCGCCGCGCAGCGACTGAGACCACCGGCCGCGGACGGTCTCGACTACCGCAAGGGGAAATAG
- a CDS encoding cytidine deaminase, with protein sequence MVDIDWDWLQERAVEAMRHAYAPYSKFRVGVAALVDDGRTVTGCNVENAAYGVALCAECGLVSQLHLTGGGTLVAVSCVDAEGSSLMPCGRCRQLLWENGGPECLLMTASGPRPMTEILPDAFDAGDIAHIVRK encoded by the coding sequence ATGGTCGACATCGACTGGGATTGGCTTCAGGAACGCGCGGTCGAGGCGATGCGACACGCCTATGCGCCGTACTCGAAGTTTCGGGTCGGTGTCGCGGCGCTCGTCGACGATGGTCGAACCGTCACCGGCTGCAACGTGGAGAACGCGGCGTACGGCGTCGCGCTGTGCGCTGAGTGCGGCCTCGTGTCGCAGCTGCATCTCACCGGCGGCGGCACGCTGGTCGCGGTGTCGTGCGTGGACGCCGAGGGATCGTCGTTGATGCCATGTGGGCGGTGCCGTCAGTTGCTCTGGGAGAACGGCGGACCGGAATGCTTACTGATGACCGCAAGTGGGCCCAGGCCGATGACCGAGATCCTGCCAGATGCGTTTGATGCCGGCGATATCGCGCATATCGTCAGGAAGTAG